In a genomic window of Persicobacter psychrovividus:
- a CDS encoding AAA family ATPase: MKALAIGTSDFRKIRLEDCYYIDKSLFIEELMEGKSQALLFPRPRRFGKTLNMSMLKYFFDIDHVEENRKLFKGLAIENSPAWEHQGKYPVIFLTFKDWKLPTFSQMMSRLGGILADLIDQNFPYLLDFEGLSPREKKYLNKVYNEEADETSLSAFLKHTASALKKYHGTAPILLIDEYDAPIHAAHTHGYLPEMLNFMRNFLSAGFKDNEHLTKGIITGILRVAKENIFSGLNNITTYSILNRQFSDKFGLTQAEVDQLLTDADFTEDREKVANWYNGYAFGGTTQIYNPWSILNYVAHIPDGLRAYWVNTSSNELIQEILPKADKATQDILFDLLKGEKVAAQIDEFTVFNDLYAGRKTTVLGLLLFSGYLTAEDRIDLNTYELRIPNQEIKSMFQNMLQNYIGTSITQAKDTVLIQSLLEQRANTFAEALAQYVKTSFSYFDIGKEGNTEKIYHAFMLGLLAHLDKNYYIRSNREVGYGRADIYFYPKDTTNPKAWILEFKKKDADDKGDLKSLAEDALKQIYDRDYLDEIKAHGHTEILCMGVAFEGKQVVCAFDR; this comes from the coding sequence ATGAAAGCATTAGCCATCGGCACATCAGATTTTAGAAAGATCCGATTAGAGGACTGTTATTATATCGATAAGTCATTGTTCATCGAAGAACTAATGGAGGGAAAAAGTCAAGCCTTACTATTCCCACGTCCTCGCCGATTTGGTAAAACGCTCAACATGAGCATGCTGAAATATTTTTTCGATATTGATCATGTCGAGGAAAATAGAAAGCTTTTTAAAGGTTTAGCGATTGAAAATTCTCCTGCATGGGAACACCAGGGAAAATACCCCGTGATTTTTTTGACGTTTAAGGATTGGAAGTTGCCGACTTTTAGTCAAATGATGAGTCGTTTGGGGGGGATATTAGCTGATCTTATAGATCAAAATTTTCCCTATTTATTGGATTTTGAAGGACTTTCACCTCGAGAAAAAAAATACTTAAATAAGGTTTATAACGAAGAAGCCGACGAAACTTCCTTATCCGCTTTTTTGAAACATACCGCCAGCGCATTAAAAAAATACCACGGTACCGCCCCAATCCTCTTGATCGACGAATACGACGCTCCGATTCATGCCGCCCATACCCACGGGTATTTACCTGAGATGCTCAATTTCATGCGCAATTTTCTTTCGGCAGGCTTTAAGGACAATGAGCATTTGACCAAAGGGATCATTACGGGCATCTTGCGAGTAGCAAAGGAAAATATTTTCTCAGGCCTGAATAATATTACGACCTACTCGATTTTGAATCGTCAGTTTTCGGACAAATTTGGTCTGACGCAGGCGGAAGTAGATCAGTTACTCACCGATGCAGACTTTACGGAAGATCGGGAGAAGGTTGCGAATTGGTACAATGGTTATGCTTTTGGCGGCACCACGCAGATTTATAATCCATGGTCAATTTTGAATTATGTTGCTCACATCCCTGATGGGTTACGGGCTTATTGGGTCAATACTTCTTCCAATGAATTAATACAAGAGATCTTACCGAAGGCAGATAAAGCAACCCAAGATATTCTTTTCGATTTATTGAAAGGCGAAAAGGTAGCCGCGCAGATTGACGAGTTTACGGTTTTCAATGACTTATATGCTGGGCGAAAGACGACGGTTTTAGGTCTGTTATTATTTAGTGGGTACCTGACGGCAGAAGATCGCATCGATCTAAATACCTATGAATTGCGCATCCCGAATCAGGAGATCAAAAGTATGTTCCAGAATATGTTGCAAAATTATATCGGAACGAGCATCACCCAAGCCAAAGACACTGTTCTGATACAATCGCTATTGGAGCAAAGGGCGAATACTTTTGCCGAAGCGTTGGCACAATATGTAAAAACATCTTTCAGCTATTTCGACATTGGAAAAGAGGGCAACACAGAAAAGATCTACCATGCTTTTATGCTGGGTTTGCTGGCACATTTGGACAAAAATTACTACATCCGATCCAATCGGGAAGTCGGCTACGGTCGTGCAGATATCTATTTTTACCCAAAAGATACGACCAACCCTAAAGCTTGGATTTTGGAATTCAAGAAGAAAGATGCCGATGACAAGGGAGATTTGAAATCCCTTGCCGAAGATGCACTAAAGCAAATCTATGACCGTGACTATCTCGATGAAATCAAAGCCCACGGACATACGGAAATTTTATGT
- a CDS encoding RHS repeat-associated core domain-containing protein, which yields MAIDKNSKIDTIIYNFLNLPLEIVFEKETGQQESKSIKYMYDAFGNKLNMENSAGEMSDYIAGIHYNKGDLSFVQTREGKVEREQNGSNFEYSYNLTDHLGNVRQVLNKDGAVQQSTDYYPFGLVAHGGSTAKNRYLYNNKELQEETEWHDYGARMYDAQIGRFFTQDRFAEKYLDLTPYQYGANNPIKFIDVNGDSTVVTISGTDTQFMKTTNNQETYQGYKLSVYENLSLEQYNQLKENGELPDPSFSTYVGRDAHYVKRKGKAIKHSEKRYGSNNEAPPGEYYIFQKGTNGDATSGKYNLYIGDENGSRIINGKDGVRKGIALHGWDPRFSQGCLTTFKSGSNGGVSNIINAIPDLTDDSQPVRLIIEKRPVVPFEKGGQSLRIGIKYGVPYSREFLNQ from the coding sequence ATGGCAATTGATAAGAATAGTAAGATAGACACAATCATCTATAATTTTCTTAACTTACCTCTGGAGATTGTTTTTGAAAAAGAGACAGGTCAACAGGAATCGAAATCGATAAAATACATGTATGATGCATTTGGTAATAAGCTTAATATGGAGAATTCAGCGGGCGAAATGTCTGATTATATTGCTGGCATTCATTATAATAAGGGGGATTTAAGCTTTGTTCAGACTCGTGAAGGAAAGGTTGAGAGAGAACAAAATGGTAGTAATTTTGAATACTCTTACAACCTAACCGATCATTTAGGGAATGTTCGCCAAGTCTTGAATAAAGATGGAGCGGTGCAACAATCCACGGATTATTATCCGTTTGGGTTAGTCGCCCATGGTGGCTCTACTGCAAAGAATAGGTATTTATATAATAACAAAGAATTGCAGGAGGAAACTGAATGGCATGACTATGGTGCGAGGATGTATGATGCGCAGATTGGGAGATTCTTTACCCAGGATAGGTTTGCTGAGAAATATTTAGACCTTACTCCTTATCAATATGGAGCAAATAACCCTATTAAATTTATTGATGTGAATGGGGATTCAACTGTTGTTACTATATCAGGGACAGATACCCAATTTATGAAAACAACAAATAATCAAGAAACGTATCAAGGCTATAAATTAAGTGTATATGAAAACTTATCTTTAGAACAGTATAATCAATTAAAGGAAAACGGTGAATTACCAGATCCATCATTTTCTACTTATGTTGGTCGAGATGCCCATTATGTGAAGAGGAAAGGGAAAGCAATAAAGCATTCTGAAAAACGGTATGGCAGTAATAATGAAGCTCCACCAGGTGAATATTATATTTTTCAAAAAGGAACAAATGGAGATGCGACTTCTGGTAAATATAACCTTTATATTGGTGACGAAAATGGTAGCCGTATTATTAATGGCAAGGATGGAGTTAGAAAAGGAATTGCACTTCATGGATGGGATCCTAGGTTCAGTCAAGGTTGTCTAACAACATTCAAATCGGGATCAAATGGAGGTGTTTCTAATATTATTAATGCTATACCTGATCTTACTGATGATAGTCAGCCTGTTCGCCTAATTATAGAAAAAAGACCTGTGGTTCCTTTTGAGAAAGGAGGACAATCTTTAAGGATAGGAATAAAATATGGAGTACCATATAGTCGTGAATTTTTAAATCAATAG
- a CDS encoding glycoside hydrolase family 97 protein, whose product MRSFLFIFFLLASACGGKSYDTKVNSPDAKNEISFSINEQGALFYSISHKGKQVIKPSVLGFQLKKYSLKDGFEVVKTTQEEDNSKWKTIWGERETVQDHYRQVTIKLRQKKTGILLNISGRAYNDGVAFRYEFPSQEKLNKFTIMDELTSFDFAGDYKAWWNFADYDNYEKVYYHSPISQIGDTVNFERRVGKEERADMCNTPLTMEIADDLLISIHEANLVDYAGMNLLNTHDGIKLKAKLTPWRNGDLVRTKAPMHTPWRTIQIAEKAGDLIESTMILNLNPPSAIKNSDWIHTSKYIGLWWEMHTGRSSWAEKRQFGKKLPASRPHGATTKNAKYYIDFAAKHGIKDVLIEGWTKGWDDMEPDWKGYGIFDWETPATDFDLDEVTKYAAGKGVRMMAYHETISDVDHYEPKMDQLYRDAYNKGIRVIKVGYTGDVNYNSTVPGSYAQHHHGQYMVRHYRKMIQTAAKNKIMIINHEPIKFTGEQRTYPNLLAREGVRGGEYNAWSKGNSPEHGVILPFTRILGGPIDYTVGYFEVMLPEISWAKFEPRIRSTVAKQLAYFITMYSPIPMAADLPKFYERDLEAFQFIKDVATNWSESKVLHAKIGDYLTMVRKERGTNDWYLGSITDENARNLTINLDFLTKGIKYQATIYADGENNDWKTKPYKVDVIKKEVTAADQLNIKLAAGGGQAIQFKAIENAK is encoded by the coding sequence ATGAGATCATTTTTGTTTATTTTTTTTCTTTTAGCCTCAGCCTGTGGTGGTAAATCTTATGATACTAAGGTCAATTCCCCTGATGCAAAAAATGAAATTTCATTTAGTATAAATGAACAAGGAGCTTTGTTTTATTCCATATCACATAAGGGCAAGCAGGTCATCAAGCCATCAGTACTCGGGTTTCAGCTAAAAAAATATTCGTTGAAGGATGGCTTTGAGGTGGTAAAAACGACTCAAGAAGAAGACAATAGTAAGTGGAAAACAATTTGGGGTGAGCGGGAGACGGTACAAGATCATTATCGGCAGGTAACGATTAAATTAAGGCAAAAAAAAACAGGCATTCTTTTGAATATAAGCGGCAGAGCCTATAATGATGGGGTAGCTTTTCGTTATGAATTTCCATCTCAAGAAAAATTGAATAAGTTCACGATAATGGATGAGTTGACAAGTTTTGATTTTGCCGGGGATTACAAAGCATGGTGGAATTTTGCTGATTATGATAATTATGAAAAAGTTTATTACCACTCCCCAATATCCCAGATTGGTGATACCGTGAATTTCGAACGTCGAGTAGGTAAAGAGGAGCGTGCAGATATGTGTAATACACCATTAACGATGGAAATCGCTGATGATTTATTGATCAGTATTCATGAGGCTAATTTGGTGGACTATGCAGGAATGAACCTGTTGAATACACATGATGGAATAAAATTAAAAGCCAAATTAACCCCTTGGAGAAATGGTGATTTAGTACGAACAAAGGCTCCTATGCATACGCCTTGGCGTACAATTCAAATTGCAGAGAAAGCAGGGGATTTAATAGAGTCAACCATGATCTTGAACTTAAACCCACCTTCTGCAATAAAGAATTCAGATTGGATTCATACCTCAAAGTACATTGGCCTTTGGTGGGAAATGCACACCGGGCGCTCATCATGGGCAGAAAAGAGGCAATTTGGGAAAAAATTACCAGCGAGCAGGCCACATGGAGCGACGACCAAGAACGCCAAGTATTATATTGATTTTGCGGCAAAGCATGGTATTAAAGATGTATTGATCGAGGGGTGGACTAAAGGATGGGATGATATGGAGCCAGACTGGAAAGGTTATGGTATTTTTGATTGGGAGACACCAGCTACTGATTTTGACCTGGATGAGGTCACCAAATATGCTGCTGGAAAAGGAGTACGAATGATGGCTTACCATGAAACTATTTCCGACGTTGATCATTATGAGCCTAAAATGGATCAGCTTTATCGAGACGCTTACAATAAAGGCATTAGGGTGATTAAAGTTGGATATACGGGCGATGTGAATTACAATTCTACTGTGCCAGGTAGTTATGCACAACATCATCACGGGCAGTATATGGTGCGTCATTATCGTAAAATGATTCAAACAGCCGCAAAGAATAAAATCATGATTATTAACCATGAACCTATCAAATTTACGGGAGAGCAACGTACTTACCCTAATTTATTGGCGCGTGAAGGCGTTCGAGGTGGGGAGTATAATGCCTGGAGTAAAGGAAATTCTCCAGAGCATGGCGTTATTCTTCCGTTTACTCGCATTTTGGGTGGGCCAATTGATTATACAGTTGGTTACTTTGAAGTGATGTTACCGGAAATATCATGGGCAAAATTTGAGCCCAGGATTAGATCAACTGTTGCCAAACAGTTGGCCTATTTTATTACAATGTATAGTCCAATTCCGATGGCTGCGGATCTGCCTAAATTTTATGAAAGAGATCTGGAAGCCTTTCAGTTTATCAAGGATGTAGCGACCAATTGGTCAGAATCAAAAGTACTTCATGCAAAAATTGGTGATTATCTCACAATGGTGAGAAAAGAACGGGGAACAAATGATTGGTATTTAGGCAGTATTACCGACGAAAACGCTCGCAACTTAACAATTAATTTAGATTTCCTTACAAAGGGGATAAAGTACCAGGCAACGATTTATGCCGATGGAGAAAATAATGATTGGAAAACAAAGCCATATAAGGTAGATGTCATTAAGAAAGAAGTGACTGCTGCTGATCAGTTAAACATCAAATTGGCTGCAGGAGGAGGGCAGGCGATTCAATTTAAGGCAATTGAAAATGCAAAGTAA
- a CDS encoding RagB/SusD family nutrient uptake outer membrane protein produces MKIINLYIVLIGLILVSCTEALNQKPWGVALEDEFYKTQADAILAIDAAYTPLSWLQDAFDSNMASLDCSSDDVFKGGGHAGDQSALTEFSLFRITSSNTIIANRWKNAYQGIFRVNKVLDNIPNIAMDEDLKSRILGEAHFLRAYFYFELMVQFGGVVKIEKALKPGEYNLSRSTQAEIEAFIEHDLEIAASLLPKKSEYNQDKELGRATKGAAIAYLIKLNAMKQDWAQVVKDCNRLFNLNEYELVSNYGDIFQPTGEHCKESIFEVNYGENSIAGWGSRNPGSWTAVSFTPRTQNGAGFCQVTTELANSYEQGDPRKDLSIYEFVSNDYGTNLYNRKYSCAPYSDYPWPVNGVSHGGVNTRLVRLADIYLLYAEAEYHLANEDKAREYVNKVRKRARGGNNNVLPDITETGNSLLTKIYHERRVELAGEGIRFWDLVRTGRAAKVLKDKGFIEGVSELRPLPNKDVQISNGLLVQNPGY; encoded by the coding sequence ATGAAAATCATCAATTTATATATCGTTTTAATAGGTTTGATACTGGTAAGTTGTACTGAGGCATTAAATCAAAAACCCTGGGGCGTTGCTTTGGAGGATGAGTTCTATAAGACACAGGCTGATGCCATTTTAGCGATTGACGCAGCTTACACTCCCTTATCTTGGTTACAAGATGCTTTTGATTCAAACATGGCTTCATTGGATTGTTCCTCTGATGATGTGTTTAAAGGGGGAGGGCATGCTGGAGATCAAAGTGCGTTAACGGAGTTCTCACTCTTCCGAATTACCTCATCCAATACAATCATAGCAAATCGGTGGAAGAATGCCTATCAGGGAATTTTTAGGGTTAATAAAGTCTTGGACAATATCCCGAATATAGCCATGGATGAAGATCTAAAAAGTAGGATTTTAGGAGAAGCCCATTTTCTAAGAGCTTATTTTTACTTTGAATTAATGGTTCAATTTGGAGGTGTTGTAAAAATTGAAAAGGCACTGAAACCGGGTGAATATAATTTAAGTAGATCAACTCAAGCTGAAATCGAGGCCTTTATTGAGCATGATTTGGAAATAGCGGCCAGCCTGTTACCAAAAAAATCAGAGTATAATCAAGATAAGGAATTAGGACGAGCCACAAAGGGAGCAGCTATCGCCTATTTAATCAAGCTAAATGCAATGAAGCAAGACTGGGCTCAGGTAGTTAAAGACTGTAATAGGTTGTTTAATCTGAATGAATATGAGCTGGTTTCTAACTATGGGGATATTTTTCAACCTACTGGAGAGCATTGTAAAGAATCTATTTTTGAAGTAAACTATGGTGAAAATAGTATTGCTGGATGGGGAAGTAGAAATCCAGGTTCTTGGACTGCGGTAAGCTTTACCCCGAGAACTCAAAATGGTGCGGGCTTTTGTCAAGTTACTACGGAGTTGGCCAATAGTTATGAGCAAGGAGATCCTCGAAAAGATTTGAGTATTTACGAGTTTGTTAGTAATGATTACGGAACCAATTTGTATAATCGAAAATATTCATGTGCTCCATATTCTGATTATCCATGGCCTGTTAATGGTGTTAGTCACGGAGGTGTCAATACTCGTTTAGTACGTTTAGCCGATATTTATTTACTGTATGCTGAAGCCGAATACCATTTAGCTAATGAGGACAAAGCTCGAGAATATGTCAATAAAGTCAGGAAAAGAGCCCGAGGAGGAAATAATAATGTTCTGCCTGATATTACGGAAACAGGAAACTCTTTGTTAACTAAAATATATCATGAAAGGCGGGTCGAATTAGCTGGTGAGGGGATAAGATTTTGGGACTTAGTTCGAACCGGTCGAGCAGCCAAGGTTCTAAAAGATAAGGGTTTTATTGAAGGGGTCAGTGAATTGAGGCCTTTACCAAATAAGGATGTTCAAATTTCCAATGGATTATTAGTGCAAAACCCAGGATATTAG
- a CDS encoding TonB-dependent receptor — translation MNRTIFLKKSKWVLFFFLLIIQYPNVAVGQNLINGTVTNSTGVGIPGVSITVKGTTNGTITDVNGSYQLSASPKDYLNFSFVGLVSQEILVGDQVMINVIMKEDVVDLEEFIVIGYGVQKKSDVTGSVSSIETEGLKKNLSPNIDQALQGRAAGVMVISNSGSPGANASVNIRGIGSVNNSDPLYIVDGVPLGDISTLNMQDVESMEVLKDASATAIYGSRGANGVIIIKTKGGKRGKAIFNFSGRLGVQSPGNKIDFVTAEQYANLRNQARMNDQINYPNEDWHAMPELADPASLGKGTDWFDAVTRNAVIRNNQFSVSGGSEKVTYYMSINEMLQEGIMNGTDFSRLTFRLNNSYHLNKVLTIGHNINISNSKRNIIPEWGMGNVSKQKILTNALGHEPITPVYDPNNPSSKYGYTKLGGNYENPVARVDYHNEYNKLFSVQGNIYADWKINDNITFRTNYGLVAASNEYRNFTPKYEVSPLQFTNNSSLNITNGRQFSQTWTNTLNYILSYGNHNFTTLVGQEFQTEKYSAIQSGIMGIPDNISKPSFSAGDISTATVNDNLYESALLSFFGRVNYNYADRYLLTANLRMDGSSKFGADNRWGIFPSVAMGWNLHNEDFWPKNSIITHTKLTAGYGKIGSQNFGNYMYYSQISGGQYYFFGSGNHLHTGAAPLMLGNPNLKWEASVTSNVGVELGLLQDKITLGVEYYDKTTTDMLLQIPIPDYSGIQTAPWTNGGELKNWGWEFTGTYKHQVSEKFSFNVGGNFSLLRNKMIDWGTENGFVDDGQFRGFPLLTRTQAGRQMSEFYLLKTDGIFQNEEEIRESAQPDAKPGDIRFVDTDGNGQIDDNDRDYCGPALPKLTYGFNLNATYGNFDITAFFQGVHGNKVFNGMRYYSDRSGVWNMNPNLMNSWHGEGTSNTIPRLTERDAETNLRASDYFLEDASFLRLRNLEVGYNIPSTVTDRLNLQNIRLSVSGQNLFTITKYTGMDPEIGKEPIDQLAYGIDRGVYPQARIISLGLNVTF, via the coding sequence ATGAATAGGACTATATTCCTAAAGAAGAGCAAATGGGTTTTGTTCTTTTTTCTACTTATTATTCAATACCCCAACGTTGCCGTTGGACAAAATCTAATTAATGGAACGGTAACCAATAGCACCGGAGTAGGGATTCCGGGTGTTTCTATTACCGTGAAGGGGACGACAAATGGTACAATTACTGACGTAAATGGTAGTTATCAATTAAGTGCATCTCCAAAAGATTATTTAAACTTCTCGTTTGTTGGCTTAGTATCGCAGGAAATTTTGGTGGGGGATCAAGTCATGATAAATGTGATCATGAAAGAGGATGTGGTTGATTTAGAGGAGTTTATTGTGATTGGGTATGGTGTCCAGAAAAAATCGGATGTAACAGGCTCTGTTTCATCTATTGAAACCGAAGGGCTAAAAAAGAACTTGAGTCCGAACATCGATCAAGCACTACAGGGAAGGGCAGCAGGAGTAATGGTTATTTCAAATTCCGGATCCCCAGGAGCAAATGCTTCTGTCAATATTAGAGGGATAGGCTCTGTAAATAATTCAGACCCATTGTATATTGTGGATGGAGTTCCTCTCGGAGATATTTCGACTCTGAACATGCAGGATGTTGAATCTATGGAGGTATTGAAAGACGCATCTGCAACAGCAATTTATGGTTCTCGTGGAGCTAATGGCGTAATCATTATTAAAACGAAGGGTGGTAAGAGAGGAAAGGCTATTTTTAATTTTTCTGGCCGATTAGGGGTTCAATCCCCGGGTAATAAAATTGATTTTGTAACGGCAGAGCAATACGCAAACCTGCGAAATCAAGCCCGCATGAATGATCAAATAAATTACCCTAATGAGGATTGGCATGCTATGCCTGAATTAGCAGATCCTGCGAGCTTAGGCAAAGGAACAGACTGGTTTGATGCGGTCACAAGGAATGCGGTTATCCGAAATAATCAATTCTCAGTATCTGGTGGTAGTGAGAAGGTTACGTATTATATGTCTATAAATGAAATGCTCCAGGAAGGGATCATGAATGGAACCGATTTCAGCCGTTTGACTTTCAGATTAAATAATAGCTATCATTTAAATAAAGTTTTGACGATAGGACATAACATTAATATTAGTAATAGTAAACGAAATATTATTCCTGAGTGGGGGATGGGCAATGTTAGCAAACAAAAAATCCTTACCAATGCATTAGGCCATGAACCCATCACTCCAGTTTACGATCCAAATAATCCATCGAGTAAATACGGTTATACAAAATTGGGTGGGAATTATGAGAATCCGGTTGCTCGTGTAGATTATCACAACGAATATAACAAGCTATTTAGTGTTCAGGGAAATATTTATGCAGATTGGAAAATAAATGATAACATTACTTTTCGTACCAACTATGGTCTTGTGGCTGCCTCAAATGAATATAGAAATTTCACCCCTAAATATGAGGTATCCCCCCTTCAATTTACAAATAACTCTTCCTTGAATATAACCAACGGACGTCAGTTTTCCCAAACTTGGACGAATACGCTAAATTATATCTTGAGTTATGGGAATCATAATTTTACCACCTTGGTGGGGCAGGAGTTTCAAACAGAAAAATACAGTGCAATTCAAAGTGGGATAATGGGTATTCCTGATAACATCTCAAAGCCCTCATTCTCAGCAGGGGATATCAGTACCGCAACCGTAAACGATAATTTATATGAGAGTGCCTTACTATCTTTTTTTGGTAGGGTAAACTACAATTATGCAGATCGATACCTCCTAACAGCCAATCTTAGAATGGATGGATCGTCTAAATTTGGCGCGGATAATCGTTGGGGGATTTTCCCATCAGTTGCAATGGGTTGGAATTTGCATAATGAAGATTTTTGGCCAAAAAACAGCATTATTACACATACTAAGTTAACGGCAGGGTATGGTAAAATCGGTAGTCAGAATTTTGGCAATTATATGTATTACAGTCAGATTAGTGGTGGCCAATACTACTTTTTTGGATCAGGTAATCACTTGCATACAGGAGCTGCTCCTTTAATGTTAGGTAACCCTAATTTAAAATGGGAGGCATCCGTAACATCCAACGTTGGTGTAGAGCTGGGCCTGCTTCAAGATAAGATCACATTAGGCGTGGAATATTATGATAAAACCACTACAGATATGCTACTTCAGATTCCAATACCAGATTATTCAGGAATTCAAACAGCACCATGGACCAATGGTGGTGAATTAAAAAACTGGGGGTGGGAATTTACAGGTACTTATAAACACCAGGTAAGTGAAAAATTCTCCTTCAACGTGGGGGGAAATTTCTCTTTACTAAGAAATAAAATGATTGATTGGGGTACTGAAAATGGATTTGTTGATGATGGCCAGTTTAGAGGTTTTCCTCTTTTAACCAGAACACAAGCTGGTAGGCAGATGAGTGAGTTCTACTTGTTAAAGACGGACGGAATATTTCAAAATGAAGAGGAGATTCGGGAAAGTGCTCAACCGGACGCCAAGCCGGGAGATATCCGATTTGTTGATACAGATGGCAATGGGCAAATAGATGATAATGACAGAGATTATTGTGGACCTGCTCTTCCAAAATTGACCTATGGATTTAACCTCAATGCGACCTATGGTAACTTTGATATCACAGCATTCTTTCAAGGTGTGCATGGAAACAAGGTATTTAATGGTATGAGATATTATTCAGATCGTTCAGGGGTTTGGAATATGAACCCTAATTTAATGAATTCATGGCATGGAGAAGGTACCAGTAATACTATCCCGAGATTAACAGAAAGAGATGCAGAAACCAATCTTAGGGCTTCTGATTATTTTTTGGAGGATGCATCCTTCCTAAGGTTGAGGAACTTAGAAGTTGGATATAATATTCCTTCCACCGTTACAGATAGGTTAAACCTTCAAAACATTCGCTTATCGGTTAGTGGTCAGAATTTATTTACTATTACCAAGTACACAGGCATGGATCCTGAAATTGGAAAAGAACCTATTGATCAACTCGCTTATGGTATTGATCGAGGAGTTTATCCTCAAGCTCGAATTATTTCTTTAGGATTAAATGTAACTTTTTAA
- a CDS encoding carbohydrate-binding protein codes for MTQTTTKITLTFLIALLFSVSYAQPPGSGWGNPVFEDDFYGNALDQSKWRVKDNGGNGDGEGQFKGYMVNVANGILTINNDLLSNSTAGRRGGWVDSKIKFGDGGAFPKYGYFEADIRINLQGINFPWQGGKIWPTWWLWEGGQGSYIPTEFDIMEYSRWTNFKANNNATSSHHYRNKAAIGSGPDPKKFAVTDKNSPRDEFNWHKWGLLWMPNQVVFYYDGQPYGWSDRPDDASKESVPLKLIFSSSPHVVTHPDTPPLYAPNVSDILPSFQVRSVRVWQGGNPAGNSGGGTGTVVNVPGTLEGENYKAISNGVQVVTAPNNKKALGYIQNNAWSEHYINIPTGGGTYAVDIYASSGGSGGTIDFTINGHSKGTFQIPKTANWDDYKKVATGNVTIDGGTKTIRLVYKGTGSYLFNIDGLVFRNTSGARFSSLINEPQADANIRLFPNPTSNEVTLEGLSAESNIQILDLNGIILLNTIAKTYQETIDISHLMPGIYLVKVNGVKPIKLVKN; via the coding sequence ATGACCCAAACAACAACCAAAATTACCCTGACTTTTTTAATTGCGTTACTATTTTCAGTCAGCTATGCCCAACCGCCAGGAAGTGGGTGGGGAAATCCTGTATTTGAAGATGATTTCTACGGAAATGCTCTTGATCAAAGTAAATGGAGAGTGAAAGACAATGGAGGCAATGGTGATGGAGAAGGACAGTTCAAAGGATATATGGTTAATGTGGCCAATGGAATTCTTACAATTAATAATGATCTACTGAGTAATAGTACCGCAGGACGACGGGGGGGATGGGTTGATTCAAAAATAAAATTTGGAGATGGAGGTGCTTTCCCAAAATACGGATATTTTGAAGCAGATATCAGAATTAATCTACAGGGGATAAATTTTCCTTGGCAAGGAGGAAAAATTTGGCCTACTTGGTGGCTGTGGGAGGGAGGCCAAGGAAGTTATATTCCTACCGAATTTGATATTATGGAATACAGTAGGTGGACCAATTTCAAAGCCAATAATAATGCTACAAGTTCACATCACTATCGAAATAAAGCGGCCATCGGTAGTGGTCCCGATCCAAAAAAGTTTGCCGTTACTGACAAAAATTCTCCACGGGATGAATTTAATTGGCACAAATGGGGTTTGTTGTGGATGCCAAACCAGGTAGTTTTTTATTATGATGGACAGCCCTATGGATGGTCCGATCGGCCAGATGATGCCAGTAAGGAAAGCGTTCCATTGAAACTCATCTTTTCTTCAAGTCCCCACGTGGTGACACATCCCGATACTCCTCCGCTTTATGCACCAAACGTATCTGATATTTTACCATCATTTCAGGTCAGGTCTGTCAGGGTGTGGCAAGGCGGAAACCCAGCAGGTAATAGTGGCGGAGGGACAGGGACCGTTGTCAATGTGCCAGGCACCCTTGAAGGCGAAAATTATAAAGCAATATCAAATGGCGTTCAAGTAGTTACTGCACCTAATAATAAGAAGGCACTGGGTTATATTCAAAATAACGCTTGGTCGGAACATTATATTAACATACCTACCGGAGGAGGGACTTATGCAGTAGATATTTATGCCTCCTCAGGAGGGAGTGGTGGGACGATTGATTTCACTATCAATGGCCATTCCAAAGGAACTTTTCAGATTCCTAAAACAGCTAATTGGGATGATTATAAAAAAGTAGCAACAGGAAATGTGACTATCGATGGGGGGACTAAGACCATTCGCTTAGTATATAAAGGAACTGGATCGTATTTATTCAATATTGATGGTCTTGTGTTTAGAAACACAAGTGGTGCAAGGTTTTCCTCCTTAATAAATGAACCCCAAGCTGATGCAAATATCCGATTATTTCCAAATCCTACATCTAATGAAGTTACTCTTGAAGGTTTGTCCGCAGAAAGTAACATTCAAATTTTAGATCTAAATGGTATAATACTCCTGAATACTATTGCCAAAACTTATCAAGAAACCATTGATATTTCTCATTTAATGCCTGGTATCTACTTGGTGAAAGTTAATGGAGTTAAACCTATCAAACTTGTAAAAAATTAA